A window of Hippoglossus stenolepis isolate QCI-W04-F060 chromosome 18, HSTE1.2, whole genome shotgun sequence contains these coding sequences:
- the LOC118125767 gene encoding proteinase-activated receptor 1 isoform X2, translating into MFPVFPTVLFLVCACAASAGVNNGTMQVRTFLVSVGTYETIDPNYFNSYDEVTGSYISKSGLVRNLTGMKTVEISEEALLFLTGSVSTILIPSFYTLVCLLSLPINICAVVAFTLRIKPKKPAAIYMLNLACADLLFAVLLPFKISYHFGGNNWIFGSLMCRVVTAAFYWNMYCSVLLITCISVDRLLAVVYPIDSLSWRRPRNAIMACVAMWILSFAGTVPLVLHDQTFPLSQLHITTCHDVQSVHKVIWYYKFYFIALCCTFFFLPLLITVVSYTRVIWALSRVPRGVLGRSRRRTRAVVMAGTVLVIFVLCFTPTNCLLMAHYLQFNGSAEAFQESTDSSYVAYLVFMCLGSLNCLLDPLVYYFGSSQCQKQLSSTLRCEKNLDGSSIRFSSSDSRQSSSRTILKSSRTESSKIQNPITKMDSFQANLNSQYNKLLV; encoded by the coding sequence gcaCCATGCAAGTGCGGACGTTTCTTGTCTCTGTTGGCACATATGAAACAATAGACCCTAACTATTTTAATTCATATGATGAGGTCACCGGATCTTATATCTCTAAAAGTGGTCTGGTGCGTAATTTAACCGGAATGAAGACGGTGGAAATCTCAGAAGAAGCGCTGTTGTTTCTCACAGGCTCTGTGTCCACCATCCTCATCCCTTCCTTCTACACACTGGTCTGCCTCCTCAGCTTACCGATCAACATCTGTGCAGTGGTGGCCTTCACTCTGAGGATCAAACCCAAGAAGCCGGCGGCCATCTACATGTTGAATCTGGCCTGTGCCGATCTGCTCTTTGCTGTGCTGCTCCCCTTCAAGATCTCCTACCACTTTGGCGGCAACAACTGGATATTCGGCTCGCTCATGTGCCGTGTGGTCACCGCAGCCTTCTACTGGAACATGTATTGCTCTGTTCTGCTCATAACTTGCATCAGTGTGGACCGTCTCCTTGCTGTAGTCTATCCTATTGACTCTCTGTCTTGGAGGAGGCCAAGGAACGCAATCATGGCCTGCGTCGCCATGTGGATATTATCCTTCGCTGGCACTGTGCCCCTTGTCCTCCACGACCAGACTTTTCCCCTCAGTCAGCTGCACATCACCACCTGCCACGACGTCCAGTCTGTCCACAAGGTAATCTGGTACTACAAGTTCTACTTCATCGCCCTGTGCTGCACCTTcttcttcctgcctctgctcatCACAGTGGTGTCCTACACTCGTGTGAtctgggcactgagcagagtccCACGCGGCGTTCTAGGACGTTCACGCAGGAGAACAAGAGCAGTGGTGATGGCTGGAACAGTGCTGGTGATATTTGTGCTGTGTTTCACACCCACAAACTGTCTACTGATGGCACACTATCTGCAATTTAACGGAAGTGCTGAGGCGTTCCAAGAGAGCACTGATAGCTCTTATGTAGCCTATCTCGTGTTTATGTGTTTGGGAAGTCTGAACTGCCTCCTGGATCCCCTGGTCTACTACTTTGGCTCATCCCAGTGCCAGAAACAACTATCCAGCACACTGAGGTGTGAGAAGAATTTGGATGGCAGCAGCATACGGTTCTCATCATCTGATTCCCGCCAATCCAGCTCCAGAACAATTCTGAAATCCAGCCGCACAGAAAGTTCCAAAATACAAAATCCAATCACCAAGATGGACTCGTTCCAGGCCAACCTCAACAGCCAGTACAATAAACTGCTGGTTTGA
- the LOC118125768 gene encoding proteinase-activated receptor 2 isoform X3: MDLTRCLWLVSMFCCCCVSVTSDKGKGRGFIGVKDPENSGQVVVDRATADTLKSNLTTVFLPIIYIIVFLVGLPANGMALWVFLFRTKKKHPSSIYMANLALADLLFVIWTPLKIAYHLNGNNWIYGEPLCKVLVSFFYGNMYCSILFITCLSVQRYWVVAHPLSQQSKNTKVAVGVCVSIWAFIWLTTTPLYLYDHTARLKDPNITTCHDVNIIEDLENPFPSVRLPYYYFIFMAVVVFLIPCVVIVVAYILLLRALGNSMEESTAAKNRHRAVVLIVTVLVTFMVCFIPSNIMLVLHYALLKNGVINNGYAFYISTLCLASLNSCMDPFIYYFVSEDFRNHVKNTLLCRSSRSVERMRVSFSSMKYSRKSKSYVSDTGNTQSSTC, translated from the exons ATGGATTTAACTCGGTGCTTGTGGCTCGTGTcaatgttctgctgctgctgcgtctctGTCACCTCAG ATAAGGGCAAAGGACGGGGGTTCATCGGGGTTAAGGACCCTGAAAACTCTGGACAAGTTGTTGTGGACCGTGCGACAGCAGACACGTTGAAGAGTAACCTCACCACAGTCTTTCTCCCAATCATCTACATCATCGTATTTTTGGTGGGACTTCCTGCCAACGGCATGGCACTCTGGGTCTTCCTCTTCAGGACCAAAAAGAAGCACCCGTCATCAATCTACATGGCAAACCTGGCACTGGCTGACCTGCTCTTTGTCATTTGGACGCCCCTAAAAATCGCCTACCACTTAAACGGCAACAACTGGATCTATGGAGAGCCACTGTGCAAAGTCCTTGTGAGCTTCTTCTACGGGAACATGTACTGCTCCATTCTGTTCATCACTTGTCTCAGTGTGCAGAGGTACTGGGTCGTGGCTCACCCTCTGTCCCAGCAGAGCAAGAACACCAAAGTGGCTGTTGGCGTGTGTGTCTCCATCTGGGCTTTCATCTGGCTCACCACCACCCCTTTGTACCTGTATGACCACACTGCCAGGCTCAAAGACCCGAACATCACCACCTGCCATGACGTCAACATCATAGAAGACCTCGAAAATCCATTCCCCTCTGTCCGGCTCCCGTACTACTACTTCATCTTCATGGCCGTCGTTGTGTTCCTCATCCCTTGTGTAGTGATCGTTGTGGCCTATATTCTGTTACTCAGAGCTCTGGGGAACAGCATGGAGGAAAGTACGGCAGCAAAGAACCGACACAGAGCCGTGGTGTTGATCGTGACCGTCCTGGTGACATTCATGGTGTGTTTCATCCCCAGTAACATCATGCTTGTGCTGCATTACGCTCTCCTGAAGAATGGAGTGATAAATAACGGTTACGCCTTCTACATCTCCACATTATGCCTGGCCAGTCTCAACAGCTGCATGGACCCGTTCATCTACTACTTTGTGTCCGAGGACTTCAGGAACCACGTGAAGAACACTTTGCTGTGccgcagcagcaggtctgtggagAGGATGAGAGTTTCATTCAGCTCCATGAAATACTCCAGGAAGAGCAAGTCATATGTGTCAGACACAgggaacacacagagcagcacatgTTAG
- the LOC118125768 gene encoding proteinase-activated receptor 2 isoform X2, with amino-acid sequence MDLTRCLWLVSMFCCCCVSVTSAKIKDRGFLAFEVPHNPGQDVVGNATLKKGTNEQEFVVGNATAETLKSNLTTVFLPIIYIIVFIVGLPANGMALWVFLFRTKKKRPSSIYLANLALADLLFVIWTPLKIAYHLNGNNWIYGEPLCKVLVSFFYGNMYCSILSITCLSVQRYWVVAHPLSQQSKNTKVAVGMCVSIWAFIWLTTTPLYLYDHTARLKDPNITTCHDVNIIKNLTDPFPSVRLPYYYFNFMAIVVFLIPCVVIVVAYILLLRALGNSMQESTAAKNRHRSRLLIVTVLVTFMVCFIPSNIMLVVHYTLLKNGVKNNGYGFYISTLCLASLNSCLDPFIYYFVSEDFRNHVKNTFLCRSIRTVKRMSISFSSVKYSRKSKSSTSDTGNTKQHMLARESRDIVPVLAL; translated from the exons ATGGATTTAACTCGGTGCTTGTGGCTCGTGTcaatgttctgctgctgctgcgtctctGTCACCTCAG ctAAGATCAAGGATCGGGGGTTCCTCGCGTTTGAGGTCCCTCACAACCCTGGACAAGATGTTGTGGGCAACGCGACGTTGAAGA aagGGACCAATGAACAGGAATTTGTTGTGGGCAACGCGACAGCAGAGACGTTGAAGAGTAACCTCACCACAGTCTTTCTCCCAATCATCTACATCATCGTATTTATTGTGGGACTTCCTGCCAACGGCATGGCACTCTGGGTCTTCCTCTTCAGGACCAAAAAGAAGCGGCCGTCATCAATCTACTTGGCCAACCTGGCACTGGCTGACCTGCTCTTTGTCATTTGGACGCCCCTAAAAATCGCCTACCACTTAAACGGCAACAACTGGATCTATGGAGAGCCACTGTGCAAAGTCCTTGTGAGCTTCTTCTACGGGAACATGTACTGCTCCATTCTGTCCATCACCTGTCTCAGTGTGCAGAGGTACTGGGTCGTGGCTCACCCTCTGTCCCAGCAGAGCAAGAACACCAAAGTGGCTGTTGGCATGTGTGTCTCCATCTGGGCTTTCATCTGGCTCACCACCACCCCTCTGTACCTGTATGACCACACTGCCAGGCTCAAAGACCCGAACATCACCACCTGCCATGACGTCAACATCATAAAAAACCTCACAGATCCATTCCCCTCTGTCCGGCTCCCGTACTACTACTTCAACTTCATGGCCATCGTTGTGTTCCTCATCCCTTGTGTAGTGATCGTTGTGGCCTATATTCTGTTACTCAGAGCTCTGGGGAACAGCATGCAGGAAAGTACGGCAGCAAAGAACCGACACAGATCCAGGCTGTTGATCGTGACCGTCCTGGTGACATTCATGGTGTGTTTCATCCCCAGTAACATCATGCTGGTGGTGCATTACACTCTACTGAAGAATGGAGTGAAAAATAACGGTTACGGCTTCTACATCTCCACATTATGCCTGGCCAGTCTCAACAGCTGCCTGGACCCGTTCATCTACTACTTTGTGTCCGAGGACTTCAGGAACCACGTGAAGAACACTTTTCTGTGCCGCAGCATCCGGACTGTGAAGAGGATGAGCATTTCATTCAGCTCCGTGAAATACTCCAGGAAGAGCAAGTCAAGTACGTCAGACACAGGGAACACAAAGCAGCACATGTTAGCCAGAGAAAGCAGAGATATCGTGCCTGTGCTTGCACTGTAG
- the ch25hl2 gene encoding cholesterol 25-hydroxylase-like protein 2, translating into MSTGRLLRTEALSWMTNVDNVTGGQSHDLVLQPLWDFLHQNHHDLLTSPLVPVFLSVTTYFFLVGLYTVLDLLAPTWPCINRYRLHPDKPISWPNIWTTLGITIYNHLLYIFPAAVAQWLWRPPTPLPREAPSLWSFFLGILGCMVVFDFQYYLWHLLHHRIPWLYRTFHAVHHQYNQPFSLVTQYLSGWELFSVGLWATVDPILLQCHCLTTWGFMVFNVYVSTEDHCGYNFPWAMHNLVPFGLWGGAPKHDTHHQRPSTNFAPFFSHWDWLGGTHTVSTPSSHIANGEPDELKGRKD; encoded by the coding sequence ATGAGCACGGGCAGGTTACTCAGAACTGAGGCTTTATCCTGGATGACGAATGTGGACAACGTGACAGGGGGCCAGTCCCACGACTTGGTCCTGCAGCCACTTTGGGACTTCCTCCACCAGAACCACCACGACCTCCTGACGAGCCCTCTCGTCCCTGTGTTCCTCTCCGTCACCACCTACTTCTTCCTGGTTGGTCTTTACACCGTGTTGGACCTGCTGGCTCCCACCTGGCCTTGCATCAACCGCTACAGGCTCCATCCTGACAAACCAATCTCCTGGCCAAACATCTGGACGACCCTGGGCATCACCATCTACAACCACCTTCTGTACATCTTTCCTGCTGCAGTTGCCCAGTGGCTGTGGAGGCCGCCCACCCCACTGCCTCGTGAAGCGCCCTCTCTCTGGAGCTTCTTCCTGGGCATCCTGGGCTGCATGGTAGTCTTCGACTTCCAGTATTACCTGTGGCACCTGCTGCACCATCGGATTCCCTGGCTGTACCGCACCTTCCACGCCGTGCACCACCAGTACAACCAGCCTTTCAGCCTGGTCACCCAGTACCTCTCTGGCTGGGAGCTGTTCAGCGTGGGGTTGTGGGCTACGGTGGACCCAATCCTGCTCCAGTGCCACTGCCTCACAACATGGGGCTTCATGGTGTTCAACGTCTATGTTTCCACCGAGGACCACTGCGGCTACAACTTCCCGTGGGCCATGCATAACCTGGTGCCCTTTGGCCTCTGGGGCGGTGCACCCAAGCATGACACACACCACCAGAGGCCCAGCACCAATTTTGCCCCATTCTTCTCTCACTGGGACTGGCTGGGGGGCACCCACACCGTGTCAACTCCCTCCAGCCACATTGCCAATGGAGAGCCAGACGAGCTGAAGGGAAGAAAAGACTAA
- the LOC118125767 gene encoding proteinase-activated receptor 1 isoform X1, which yields MFPVFPTVLFLVCACAASAGVNNGKNNGTMQVRTFLVSVGTYETIDPNYFNSYDEVTGSYISKSGLVRNLTGMKTVEISEEALLFLTGSVSTILIPSFYTLVCLLSLPINICAVVAFTLRIKPKKPAAIYMLNLACADLLFAVLLPFKISYHFGGNNWIFGSLMCRVVTAAFYWNMYCSVLLITCISVDRLLAVVYPIDSLSWRRPRNAIMACVAMWILSFAGTVPLVLHDQTFPLSQLHITTCHDVQSVHKVIWYYKFYFIALCCTFFFLPLLITVVSYTRVIWALSRVPRGVLGRSRRRTRAVVMAGTVLVIFVLCFTPTNCLLMAHYLQFNGSAEAFQESTDSSYVAYLVFMCLGSLNCLLDPLVYYFGSSQCQKQLSSTLRCEKNLDGSSIRFSSSDSRQSSSRTILKSSRTESSKIQNPITKMDSFQANLNSQYNKLLV from the coding sequence gcaCCATGCAAGTGCGGACGTTTCTTGTCTCTGTTGGCACATATGAAACAATAGACCCTAACTATTTTAATTCATATGATGAGGTCACCGGATCTTATATCTCTAAAAGTGGTCTGGTGCGTAATTTAACCGGAATGAAGACGGTGGAAATCTCAGAAGAAGCGCTGTTGTTTCTCACAGGCTCTGTGTCCACCATCCTCATCCCTTCCTTCTACACACTGGTCTGCCTCCTCAGCTTACCGATCAACATCTGTGCAGTGGTGGCCTTCACTCTGAGGATCAAACCCAAGAAGCCGGCGGCCATCTACATGTTGAATCTGGCCTGTGCCGATCTGCTCTTTGCTGTGCTGCTCCCCTTCAAGATCTCCTACCACTTTGGCGGCAACAACTGGATATTCGGCTCGCTCATGTGCCGTGTGGTCACCGCAGCCTTCTACTGGAACATGTATTGCTCTGTTCTGCTCATAACTTGCATCAGTGTGGACCGTCTCCTTGCTGTAGTCTATCCTATTGACTCTCTGTCTTGGAGGAGGCCAAGGAACGCAATCATGGCCTGCGTCGCCATGTGGATATTATCCTTCGCTGGCACTGTGCCCCTTGTCCTCCACGACCAGACTTTTCCCCTCAGTCAGCTGCACATCACCACCTGCCACGACGTCCAGTCTGTCCACAAGGTAATCTGGTACTACAAGTTCTACTTCATCGCCCTGTGCTGCACCTTcttcttcctgcctctgctcatCACAGTGGTGTCCTACACTCGTGTGAtctgggcactgagcagagtccCACGCGGCGTTCTAGGACGTTCACGCAGGAGAACAAGAGCAGTGGTGATGGCTGGAACAGTGCTGGTGATATTTGTGCTGTGTTTCACACCCACAAACTGTCTACTGATGGCACACTATCTGCAATTTAACGGAAGTGCTGAGGCGTTCCAAGAGAGCACTGATAGCTCTTATGTAGCCTATCTCGTGTTTATGTGTTTGGGAAGTCTGAACTGCCTCCTGGATCCCCTGGTCTACTACTTTGGCTCATCCCAGTGCCAGAAACAACTATCCAGCACACTGAGGTGTGAGAAGAATTTGGATGGCAGCAGCATACGGTTCTCATCATCTGATTCCCGCCAATCCAGCTCCAGAACAATTCTGAAATCCAGCCGCACAGAAAGTTCCAAAATACAAAATCCAATCACCAAGATGGACTCGTTCCAGGCCAACCTCAACAGCCAGTACAATAAACTGCTGGTTTGA
- the LOC118125769 gene encoding proteinase-activated receptor 2 — MDLTRCLWLVSMFCSCISVPSVEADNRGFIVVEVTDKPGQEVVGNATTETLKSNLTTVFLPIIYIIVFIVGLPANGMALWVFLFRTKKKQPSSIYLANLALADLLFVICTPLKIAYHLNGNNWIYGEPLCKVLVSFFYGNMYCSILSITCLSVQRYWVVAHPLSQQSKNTKVAVGVCVSIWAFIWLTTTPLYLYDHTAELKEPNIITCHDVNIIKNLTDPFPSVRLPYYYFMFMAVVVFLIPCVVIVVAYILLLRALGNSMQEITAAKNRHRSRLLIVTVLVTFVVCFIPSNIMLVVHYTLLKNGVINNGYGFYISTLCLASLNSCLDPFIYYFVSEDFRNHVKNTLLCRSIRTVERMRVSFSSVKYSRKSKSSTSDTGNTQSSTC, encoded by the exons ATGGATTTAACTCGGTGCTTGTGGCTCGTGTCaatgttctgcagctgcatctCTGTCCCCTCAG ttgAGGCCGACAATCGGGGGTTCATTGTGGTTGAGGTCACTGACAAACCTGGACAAGAGGTTGTGGGCAACGCGACAACAGAGACGTTGAAGAGCAACCTCACCACAGTCTTTCTCCCAATCATCTACATCATCGTATTTATTGTGGGACTTCCTGCCAACGGCATGGCACTCTGGGTCTTCCTCTTCAGGACCAAAAAGAAGCAGCCGTCATCAATCTACTTGGCCAACCTGGCACTGGCTGACCTGCTCTTTGTCATTTGCACACCCCTAAAAATCGCCTACCACTTAAACGGCAACAACTGGATCTATGGAGAGCCGCTGTGCAAAGTCCTTGTGAGCTTCTTCTACGGGAACATGTACTGCTCCATTCTGTCCATCACCTGTCTCAGTGTGCAGAGGTACTGGGTCGTGGCTCACCCTCTGTCCCAGCAGAGTAAGAACACCAAAGTGGCTGTTGGCGTGTGTGTCTCCATCTGGGCTTTCATCTGGCTCACCACCACCCCTCTGTACCTGTATGACCACACTGCCGAGCTCAAAGAACCAAACATCATCACCTGCCATGACGTCAACATCATAAAAAACCTCACAGATCCATTCCCCTCTGTCCGGCTCCCATACTACTACTTCATGTTCATGGCCGTCGTTGTGTTCCTCATCCCTTGTGTAGTGATCGTTGTGGCCTATATTCTGTTACTCAGAGCTTTGGGGAACAGCATGCAGGAAATTACGGCAGCAAAGAACCGACACAGATCCAGGCTGTTGATCGTGACCGTCCTGGTGACATTCGTGGTGTGTTTCATCCCCAGTAACATCATGCTGGTGGTGCATTACACTCTACTGAAGAATGGAGTGATAAATAACGGTTACGGCTTCTACATCTCCACATTATGCCTGGCCAGTCTCAACAGCTGCCTGGACCCGTTCATCTACTACTTTGTGTCCGAGGACTTCAGGAACCACGTGAAGAACACTTTGTTGTGCCGCAGCATCCGGACTGTGGAGAGGATGAGAGTTTCCTTCAGCTCCGTGAAATACTCCAGGAAGAGCAAGTCAAGTACGTCAGACACAgggaacacacagagcagcacatgTTAG
- the LOC118125770 gene encoding proteinase-activated receptor 2, which produces MTSDTRWLQLLLLLCCLQTVLSQKDERGLTGTETNNGVWVSNQAKEVLSSSLTTIFLPIIYIIVFAVGLPTNAMAIWVFLFRTKEKHPSSIYMANLALADLLFVIWVPLKIAYHFNGNNWIYGEGLCKVLVAFFYGNMYCSIAFIACISVQRYWAVVNPLSLHQRNNRVAVYISVAVWVVIWLLTIPLYLYDQQVRVTNLNILTCHDVTKPSQKEIAAGYFLTMGIVGFVAPTVVCIISYVLMLRALRNSMMDDNIAKKRRKAVVLIITVLVMFLVCFTPSNIMLLVHYILLLGGATDNLYGFYITTLCLASLNSCFDPFVYYFISEDFRDHVKNTFLCRSERTVERMRVSFSALKYSRKSNTYTSDSRNTQSTDC; this is translated from the exons ATGACTTCTGATACTCGGTggcttcagctgctcctgctcctgtgttGCCTACAGACTGTCCTGTCGCAGAAAG ACGAAAGAGGCCTCACCggaacagagacaaacaatggGGTGTGGGTCAGCAACCAAGCCAAAGAAGTCCTCAGCAGTAGCCTCACGACCATCTTCCTCCCGATCATCTACATCATCGTGTTTGCTGTGGGGCTGCCCACCAACGCCATGGCGATCTGGGTATTCCTCTTCCGCACCAAGGAGAAGCACCCGTCCTCCATCTACATGGCCAACCTGGCCCTGGCCGACCTGCTCTTCGTCATCTGGGTCCCCCTAAAAATCGCCTACCACTTTAATGGCAACAACTGGATCTACGGAGAGGGTCTGTGCAAAGTGCTGGTGGCGTTTTTCTACGGCAACATGTACTGCTCCATCGCCTTTATCGCCTGCATAAGTGTTCAGCGTTACTGGGCCGTGGTCAACCCGCTGTCCCTGCATCAGAGGAACAACCGTGTAGCTGTGTACATCTCCGTCGCAGTGTGGGTGGTGATCTGGCTTCTTACCATCCCTCTGTACCTATACGACCAACAGGTCCGTGTCACCAATCTCAACATCCTCACATGCCATGACGTCACCAAGCCCAGTCAGAAGGAAATAGCCGCAGGCTACTTCCTGACAATGGGCATAGTGGGGTTTGTTGCTCCCACCGTGGTGTGCATCATCTCCTACGTCCTTATGCTCAGGGCGCTCAGGAACAGCATGATGGACGACAACATCGCCAAGAAGCGACGAAAGGCCGTGGTCTTGATCATCACGGTGTTGGTTATGTTCTTAGTGTGCTTCACCCCCAGTAACATAATGCTGCTGGTGCACTACATCCTGCTGCTGGGCGGGGCAACCGACAACCTGTACGGATTCTACATCACCACCCTGTGCTTGGCGAGCCTCAACAGCTGCTTCGACCCCTTTGTGTACTACTTCATCTCGGAGGACTTCCGGGACCATGTGAAGAACACGTTCCTGTGCAGGAGTGAGAGGACGGTGGAGAGGATGAGGGTCTCCTTCAGCGCTCTGAAATACTCGAGGAAGAGCAACACGTACACGTCCGACTCACGGAACACGCAGAGCACTGATTGTTAA